Proteins from one Nakamurella multipartita DSM 44233 genomic window:
- a CDS encoding IS481 family transposase yields MAHRNAPLTPEGRRRLCQRVDAGRPICHVAAEAGVARQTLAKWHARWKADGPAGLQDRSSRPVSSPGQVDAQVEDVVEYLRRHLKLGPVMLAAELREFGITLAPSTIHRVLVRRGISRLRHLDVTGHQLREPVRRYEWAAPGDLIHVDVKKIGRIPDGGGWRIHGRGNDAHRASQRGQRPGYAFLHTAIDDRSRLAYTEELADEKSVTAAGFWARAVEFFAAHGIERIHRVLTDNGSCYRGKDFNTALGATVHKYTRPYRPQTNGKVERYHRTLAREWAYRQAWSCNDERAAALAGFVHRYNYHRPHTALKGKPPAYRTPAVTNLSGLNN; encoded by the coding sequence GTGGCCCACCGTAACGCCCCGCTGACCCCCGAGGGACGCCGACGCCTGTGCCAGCGCGTCGACGCCGGTCGGCCGATCTGTCACGTCGCCGCCGAGGCCGGCGTGGCCCGGCAAACCCTGGCCAAGTGGCACGCCCGCTGGAAGGCCGACGGTCCGGCCGGCCTGCAGGACCGCTCGTCGCGCCCGGTGTCCTCACCCGGCCAGGTCGACGCCCAGGTCGAGGACGTCGTGGAGTATCTGCGGCGGCACCTCAAGCTCGGTCCGGTGATGCTGGCCGCGGAGCTGCGCGAGTTCGGGATCACGCTGGCGCCGTCGACGATCCACCGGGTCCTGGTGCGCCGGGGCATCTCTCGCCTGCGGCACCTGGACGTCACCGGCCATCAGCTGCGGGAACCGGTCCGCCGGTACGAGTGGGCCGCGCCCGGTGACCTGATCCACGTCGATGTGAAGAAGATCGGCCGCATCCCCGACGGCGGCGGCTGGCGAATCCACGGCCGGGGCAACGACGCCCACCGAGCCTCCCAGCGGGGTCAGCGACCCGGGTACGCGTTCCTGCACACCGCGATCGATGACCGGTCCCGGCTGGCCTACACCGAAGAACTGGCCGACGAGAAGTCCGTGACCGCGGCCGGTTTCTGGGCCCGCGCGGTCGAGTTCTTCGCCGCGCACGGCATCGAGAGGATCCACCGGGTGCTGACCGACAACGGTTCCTGCTACCGCGGCAAGGACTTCAACACCGCGCTGGGGGCCACGGTCCACAAGTACACCCGACCGTACCGACCGCAGACCAACGGAAAGGTCGAGCGGTACCACCGGACCCTGGCCCGGGAATGGGCCTACCGCCAGGCCTGGTCCTGCAACGACGAACGAGCCGCCGCCCTGGCCGGGTTCGTGCACCGCTACAACTACCATCGGCCGCACACCGCGCTGAAGGGCAAACCGCCCGCCTACCGCACGCCAGCCGTTACCAACCTGTCCGGGCTCAACAACTAG
- a CDS encoding LutC/YkgG family protein, translated as MSSRDAVLGRIRSALAADTDPPPPVPRDYIRVGANPPGSEPVLELMVDRLVDYKAQVREISPAELDDAIDAALTDQASVVIAADLDPDLVEPTRRSGRAVTVDGDPTVLTPAELDAIDAVVSTAQVAIALSGTIILDAGPGQGRRAITLVPDFHLIVLYADQIVQTVPEAIARLDPLRPLTMIAGPSATSDIELERVEGVHGPRTLYVLIVR; from the coding sequence ATGAGTAGCCGGGATGCCGTGCTCGGCCGGATCCGGTCCGCACTGGCCGCCGACACCGACCCCCCACCGCCGGTGCCCCGCGACTACATCCGGGTCGGCGCGAACCCGCCGGGCAGCGAGCCCGTGCTCGAGCTGATGGTCGACCGACTGGTCGACTACAAGGCCCAGGTCCGCGAGATCTCCCCGGCCGAACTCGATGACGCCATCGACGCCGCCCTGACCGATCAGGCCTCGGTGGTCATCGCCGCCGACCTGGACCCCGATCTGGTCGAGCCGACCCGACGCAGCGGCCGCGCCGTGACGGTGGACGGGGACCCGACCGTCCTGACCCCGGCCGAACTGGACGCGATCGACGCCGTGGTATCCACCGCCCAGGTCGCCATCGCGCTGTCCGGCACGATCATCCTGGACGCCGGGCCCGGGCAGGGCCGGCGGGCCATCACCCTGGTCCCGGACTTCCACCTGATCGTGCTGTACGCGGACCAGATCGTGCAGACCGTGCCCGAGGCCATCGCCCGGCTCGACCCCCTCCGACCGCTGACCATGATCGCCGGGCCGTCCGCGACCAGCGACATCGAACTGGAACGCGTCGAGGGGGTGCACGGCCCGCGCACCCTGTACGTGCTCATCGTCCGCTAG
- a CDS encoding LutB/LldF family L-lactate oxidation iron-sulfur protein, which yields MSTFLGIPRRASHEDEESPLRGTLPFPKAARKALANDQLRRNLAHATAVIRTKRALVVDEMPDWEALRDTGSAVKTQVMANLPELLEQFEANVIAHGGVVHWAADAEEANRIVTDLVRAQDVDEVIKVKSMATQEIGLNEYLEERGIAAVETDLAELIVQLGHDKPSHILVPAIHRNRTEVRDIFLAEMADAPADLTDEPRRLAMAARDHLRRKFLRSRVAISGTNFGIADTGTIGVVESEGNGRMCVTLPETLITVMGIEKILPTFTDLEVFLQLLPRSSTGERMNPYTSLWTGVTPGDGPQNFHIVLLDNGRTNALADQVGRAALHCIRCSACLNVCPVYERTGGHAYGSVYPGPIGAVLTPQLTGMHGHHDVNSTLPYASSLCGACYDVCPVKIDIPTLLVELRGRAVDSDRGRTIPGGWDAAMKAASWVMSDPKRFVAAEKALAAGRLVAGRDRKIKHLPYPGSAWTQSKDMPAPPKQTFRQWWQETHHE from the coding sequence ATGAGCACCTTCCTCGGCATTCCCCGGCGTGCGTCCCACGAGGACGAGGAGTCGCCGCTGCGCGGCACCCTGCCGTTCCCCAAGGCGGCCCGAAAGGCCCTGGCCAACGACCAGCTGCGCCGCAACCTGGCGCACGCCACCGCCGTCATCCGGACCAAACGGGCACTCGTGGTCGACGAGATGCCGGACTGGGAGGCGCTGCGGGACACCGGGTCCGCGGTCAAGACGCAGGTGATGGCGAACCTGCCGGAGCTGCTGGAGCAGTTCGAGGCGAACGTGATCGCCCACGGCGGCGTCGTGCACTGGGCGGCCGACGCCGAGGAGGCCAACCGGATCGTCACCGACCTCGTCCGCGCCCAGGACGTGGACGAGGTGATCAAGGTCAAGTCGATGGCCACCCAGGAGATCGGGCTCAACGAGTACCTGGAAGAGCGCGGCATCGCCGCGGTGGAGACCGACCTGGCCGAGCTGATCGTGCAACTGGGCCACGACAAGCCCTCGCACATCCTGGTCCCGGCGATCCACCGCAACCGGACCGAGGTCCGGGACATCTTCCTGGCCGAGATGGCCGACGCCCCGGCCGATCTCACCGACGAGCCGCGACGGCTGGCGATGGCCGCCCGGGACCACCTGCGGCGCAAGTTCCTGCGCAGCAGGGTCGCCATCTCCGGCACCAACTTCGGCATCGCCGACACCGGCACCATCGGCGTGGTCGAATCCGAGGGCAACGGCCGGATGTGCGTGACCCTGCCCGAAACTCTCATCACCGTCATGGGCATCGAGAAGATCCTGCCCACCTTCACCGACCTGGAGGTGTTCCTGCAGCTGCTGCCCCGCTCCTCCACCGGAGAGCGGATGAACCCGTACACCTCGCTGTGGACCGGCGTGACCCCCGGCGACGGCCCGCAGAACTTCCACATCGTGCTGCTGGACAACGGGCGCACCAACGCACTGGCCGACCAGGTCGGCCGGGCCGCGCTGCACTGCATCCGCTGCTCGGCCTGCCTGAACGTGTGCCCGGTGTATGAACGGACCGGCGGCCACGCCTACGGTTCGGTGTACCCCGGCCCGATCGGCGCGGTGCTCACCCCGCAGCTGACCGGCATGCACGGTCACCACGACGTCAACTCCACGCTGCCCTACGCCTCCTCGCTGTGCGGCGCCTGCTACGACGTCTGCCCGGTCAAGATCGACATCCCGACGCTGCTCGTCGAGCTGCGTGGCCGGGCGGTCGACTCGGACAGGGGTCGAACCATCCCCGGCGGCTGGGACGCGGCGATGAAGGCAGCGTCCTGGGTGATGAGCGACCCCAAGCGGTTCGTCGCCGCGGAGAAGGCCCTGGCCGCCGGACGCCTGGTCGCCGGCCGGGACCGCAAGATCAAGCACCTGCCCTACCCGGGGTCGGCGTGGACACAGAGCAAGGACATGCCGGCCCCGCCGAAGCAGACGTTCCGCCAGTGGTGGCAGGAGACCCATCATGAGTAG
- a CDS encoding L-lactate permease produces MATPYQPDVQAVGDSVFLTAMVSIIPLLVVFVFLGVLKTKAHIAGLAGLAAAILVAILAFGMPVDLSLLAASQGFVYGLFPIMWIVIAAIWLYELTVISGRFEDLRTAFNRVSDDPRIQGIIIAFCFGGLLEALAGFGAPVAITGVMLVSLGFSAMRAAATVLLANTAPVAFGAIAIPIITAGNLTGIDYHEIGAVVGRQSPILAAFVPLLLVLIVDGRRGLRQTWPAAVVAGLSFAVAQFLSSNYISVELTDIIASLVALLAVVLLLRFWTPKGGDEARQRLAMAAKDEHIEPVTGTGGSAPVATEVSTEKLTVGRTVMAFLPYLVVIVVFTLAKLWAPLKTWLAGTDVKIPWPGSDGFILNVSGTTSTATQYTLSWLSGAGTLLLISGIIVVAAYRISPVVAVKEFGRTIYKLRYALLTVGSVLGLAYVMNLSGQTITIGQWLAAGTGAFFAFLSPILGWVGTAVTGSDTSANALFATLQQSAAEEAGLDPTLLVAANTSGGVVGKMISPQNLTIAATAVGLLGRESDILRRVLKWSIGLLLVMCVLVYLQSNVLAWMIP; encoded by the coding sequence ATGGCGACCCCGTACCAGCCCGACGTTCAAGCGGTCGGCGACAGCGTTTTCCTGACGGCGATGGTGTCGATCATCCCACTGCTCGTGGTGTTCGTCTTCCTCGGGGTTCTGAAGACGAAGGCGCACATCGCTGGTCTGGCGGGTCTGGCCGCCGCGATCCTGGTGGCGATCCTGGCGTTCGGGATGCCGGTGGATCTGTCCTTGCTGGCCGCGTCCCAGGGCTTCGTGTACGGCCTGTTCCCGATCATGTGGATCGTCATCGCGGCGATCTGGTTGTACGAGTTGACGGTGATCAGCGGGCGGTTCGAGGATCTGCGGACCGCGTTCAACCGGGTCTCCGACGACCCGCGGATCCAGGGCATCATCATCGCGTTCTGCTTCGGCGGTCTGCTCGAGGCTCTGGCCGGGTTCGGCGCCCCGGTGGCGATCACCGGTGTCATGCTGGTCTCGTTGGGCTTTTCCGCGATGCGGGCCGCGGCGACCGTGCTGTTGGCCAACACCGCGCCGGTCGCGTTCGGCGCGATCGCCATCCCGATCATCACGGCCGGCAACCTGACCGGCATCGACTACCACGAGATCGGCGCCGTGGTCGGCCGGCAGTCCCCGATCCTGGCGGCATTCGTCCCGCTGCTGCTGGTGTTGATCGTGGACGGCCGGCGCGGGCTGCGACAGACCTGGCCGGCTGCCGTCGTGGCCGGCCTGTCATTCGCCGTCGCCCAGTTCCTGAGCTCGAACTACATCTCGGTCGAACTCACCGACATCATCGCCTCCCTGGTCGCGCTGCTGGCCGTAGTCCTCCTGCTGCGGTTCTGGACGCCCAAGGGTGGGGACGAGGCCCGCCAGCGGCTGGCCATGGCCGCGAAGGACGAGCACATCGAGCCGGTCACCGGCACCGGTGGGTCCGCGCCAGTGGCGACCGAGGTCTCGACCGAGAAGTTGACCGTCGGCCGCACCGTGATGGCGTTCCTGCCCTACCTGGTGGTCATCGTGGTGTTCACTCTGGCCAAGTTGTGGGCGCCGCTGAAGACCTGGCTCGCCGGTACCGACGTCAAGATCCCCTGGCCGGGGTCGGACGGCTTCATCCTGAATGTCAGCGGCACCACCTCGACCGCCACCCAGTACACCCTGAGCTGGCTGTCCGGGGCGGGCACCCTGTTGCTGATCTCCGGCATCATCGTGGTGGCCGCCTATCGGATCTCCCCCGTCGTCGCGGTCAAGGAGTTCGGCCGCACCATCTACAAGTTGCGGTACGCGCTGCTGACCGTGGGCAGCGTGCTGGGTTTGGCCTACGTGATGAACCTGTCCGGTCAGACGATCACCATCGGTCAGTGGCTGGCCGCCGGTACCGGCGCGTTCTTCGCGTTCCTGTCCCCGATCCTGGGGTGGGTGGGTACCGCTGTCACCGGCTCGGACACCAGCGCCAACGCCCTGTTCGCCACCCTGCAGCAGTCCGCGGCCGAGGAGGCGGGCCTGGATCCGACGCTGCTGGTCGCCGCGAACACGTCCGGCGGTGTGGTTGGCAAGATGATCAGTCCGCAGAACCTGACCATCGCTGCGACCGCGGTCGGTCTGCTCGGCCGGGAGTCCGACATCCTGCGCCGGGTCCTGAAGTGGAGCATTGGCCTGCTGCTGGTGATGTGCGTCCTGGTCTACCTGCAGAGCAACGTCCTCGCCTGGATGATCCCCTGA
- a CDS encoding (Fe-S)-binding protein yields the protein MRIALIATCLGDALFPEVARATTLLLERLGHEVVFPPDQVCCGQMHVNTGYLAEAVPVVRHHVEVFEAADFDVAVAPSGSCVGSVRHQQAMVARRVGDTLLARRATALAGRTYELSELLVDVLDVTDVGAYYPHRVTYHPTCHSLRMLRVGDKPLKLLRQVQGIDLVELPGAQECCGFGGTFSIKNADTSSAMLADKVRNVVGTGADRCTAGDASCLMNIGGGLSRQDTGVRTIHLAEILASARESVAA from the coding sequence ATGCGTATCGCGTTGATCGCCACCTGTCTGGGTGACGCTCTGTTCCCCGAGGTGGCCAGGGCCACCACCCTGCTGCTGGAACGCCTCGGCCATGAGGTGGTCTTCCCGCCCGACCAGGTCTGCTGCGGGCAGATGCACGTGAACACCGGCTACCTCGCCGAGGCGGTGCCGGTGGTCCGGCATCACGTCGAGGTGTTCGAGGCCGCCGACTTCGACGTGGCCGTCGCCCCGTCGGGGTCGTGCGTGGGCTCGGTCCGGCACCAGCAGGCGATGGTCGCCCGCCGGGTCGGCGACACCCTCCTGGCGCGGCGGGCCACCGCCCTGGCCGGCCGCACCTACGAGCTGTCCGAACTGCTGGTCGACGTGCTCGACGTGACCGACGTCGGCGCCTACTACCCGCACCGGGTCACCTACCACCCCACCTGCCACTCGCTGCGGATGCTGCGGGTCGGCGACAAGCCGCTGAAGCTGCTGCGCCAGGTGCAGGGCATCGACCTGGTCGAACTCCCGGGCGCGCAGGAGTGCTGCGGGTTCGGCGGCACGTTCTCCATCAAGAACGCCGACACCTCCTCGGCGATGCTCGCCGACAAGGTCCGCAACGTGGTGGGCACCGGCGCCGACCGGTGCACCGCCGGCGACGCGTCCTGCCTGATGAACATCGGTGGCGGCCTGTCCCGGCAGGACACCGGGGTCCGCACGATCCACCTGGCCGAGATCCTGGCCTCCGCCCGAGAGAGTGTGGCCGCATGA
- a CDS encoding FAD-binding and (Fe-S)-binding domain-containing protein: protein MSLSTRPHGGAPEQVASVLLPPADPTLLDALQRALPEPGQLRTRALDRLALGHDASHYFLTPTAVVTPRDADDVGRLFEVSAARGVPLTFRSGGTSLSGQAGTAGILADTRKHFRGIDVLDDGARVRVGPGATVRQVNARLARFGRKLGPDPASEIACTMGGVVANNSSGMACGTTQNTYQTLESLVLVLPSGTVLDTGAADADEKLRSTEPALYEGLARLRGRVRGNTESLRIIAAQFAMKNTMGYGLNSLVDHTRPVDILTHLVIGSEGTLAFVASAMFRTVPLLRHAMTGLLVFEDLSGATGSLPALVSTGPATIELLDATSLRVAQADPGCDEIIRRITVDRHSALLVEYQADSIEAVSELSQAAGPVLRSIPVTGPAELTADPRARARLWHTRKGLYTTVNEARPSGTTALLEDIVVPVPKLLDTCEQLIDLFAKHRYTDSVIFGHAKDGNIHFMLTERLGAGGDLQRFAEFTEDMVELVLANGGNLKAEHGTGRIMAPFVRRQYGDELYEVTREIKQLCDPAGLLNPGVIITDDDQAHLRDLKVTPTVEQEVDRCVECGYCEPVCPSRDLTTTPRQRIVLRREMQRAREAGDTALLAELEQEYDYDGVQTCAVDGMCQTACPVLINTGDLVRRLRAESVGKVTAKGWSYAAKHWAGTTKLAGTALSVAEKTPSILITGPNELARTVIDPDILPLYSPELPGGGRQRPKGGGDEPTAPTPTAVEIVFFSACVGTMFGPADGGPGARESFVRLCERAGVSITYPADLPSLCCGTPWKSKGISDGYRVMLRKVLPRLWEASRHGELPIVCDASSCTEGLRHMLQSELAEGHFQGLKIVDATAFVAEHVLPKLDIKRRKSAMALHPTCSSTQLGLNDTLKSVGASVADSVTVPDNWGCCAYAGDRGMLHPELTESATKGEALEIRQGNFDAYASCNRTCELGLTRSTGHEYQHILELVDWASAP, encoded by the coding sequence ATGTCCCTGTCAACGAGGCCGCATGGGGGAGCCCCCGAGCAGGTCGCATCGGTCCTGCTGCCACCCGCCGACCCGACTCTGCTCGATGCGCTGCAGCGGGCGCTGCCGGAGCCGGGACAGCTGCGCACCCGCGCGCTGGACCGATTGGCCCTGGGTCACGACGCCTCGCACTACTTCCTCACCCCGACGGCCGTGGTCACCCCCCGTGACGCCGACGACGTCGGCCGGCTCTTCGAGGTCTCCGCGGCGCGCGGGGTGCCGTTGACGTTCCGGTCCGGCGGCACCAGCCTGTCCGGCCAGGCCGGCACTGCCGGCATCCTGGCTGACACCCGCAAGCACTTCCGGGGCATCGACGTGCTGGACGACGGCGCCCGGGTCCGGGTCGGTCCCGGTGCCACGGTGCGTCAGGTGAACGCTCGGCTGGCCCGGTTCGGACGCAAGCTCGGGCCCGATCCGGCCAGCGAGATCGCCTGCACGATGGGCGGTGTCGTCGCCAACAACTCCAGCGGGATGGCCTGCGGCACGACCCAGAACACCTACCAGACCCTGGAGTCGCTGGTCCTGGTGCTGCCCAGCGGCACCGTCCTCGACACCGGCGCGGCCGACGCCGACGAGAAGCTGCGGTCGACCGAGCCGGCGCTGTACGAAGGGCTGGCCCGGCTGCGGGGCCGGGTCCGCGGCAACACCGAGTCGCTGCGCATCATCGCGGCCCAGTTCGCGATGAAGAACACCATGGGATACGGGCTGAACTCGCTGGTCGACCACACCCGGCCGGTGGACATCCTGACCCACCTGGTGATCGGCAGCGAGGGCACGCTGGCGTTCGTCGCCTCCGCGATGTTCCGCACCGTGCCGCTGCTGCGGCACGCGATGACCGGGCTGCTGGTGTTCGAGGACCTGTCCGGCGCCACCGGGTCGCTGCCCGCCCTGGTGTCCACCGGGCCGGCCACTATCGAACTGCTCGACGCGACGTCGCTGCGGGTGGCCCAAGCAGATCCGGGCTGTGACGAGATCATCCGGCGGATCACCGTGGACCGGCATTCCGCACTGCTGGTCGAGTACCAGGCCGACTCGATCGAGGCCGTCAGCGAATTGTCACAGGCCGCCGGCCCGGTGTTGCGGTCGATCCCGGTCACCGGTCCGGCCGAGCTGACCGCCGACCCCAGGGCCAGGGCCCGGCTCTGGCACACCCGCAAGGGCCTGTACACCACGGTGAACGAGGCCCGGCCATCCGGCACGACTGCGCTGCTGGAGGACATCGTCGTCCCGGTCCCGAAGCTGCTGGACACCTGCGAGCAGCTGATCGACCTGTTCGCCAAGCACAGGTATACCGACAGCGTGATCTTCGGGCACGCCAAGGACGGCAACATCCACTTCATGCTCACCGAGCGCCTCGGCGCCGGGGGAGACCTGCAGCGATTCGCCGAGTTCACCGAGGACATGGTCGAGCTGGTGCTGGCCAACGGCGGCAACCTGAAGGCCGAGCACGGCACGGGCCGGATCATGGCGCCGTTCGTGCGCCGTCAGTACGGCGACGAGCTGTACGAGGTGACCCGGGAGATCAAGCAGCTGTGCGACCCGGCCGGACTGCTCAACCCTGGCGTGATCATCACCGACGACGACCAGGCCCACCTGCGGGACCTCAAGGTCACCCCGACCGTCGAGCAGGAGGTGGACCGCTGCGTGGAGTGCGGCTACTGCGAGCCGGTCTGCCCGAGCCGGGATCTGACCACCACCCCGCGCCAGCGGATCGTGCTGCGCCGGGAAATGCAGCGGGCCCGGGAGGCCGGCGACACTGCCCTGCTGGCCGAGCTCGAGCAGGAGTACGACTACGACGGCGTGCAGACCTGCGCGGTCGACGGCATGTGCCAGACCGCCTGCCCGGTGTTGATCAACACCGGTGACCTGGTGCGCCGGCTGCGGGCCGAGTCGGTCGGCAAGGTCACCGCGAAGGGCTGGTCCTACGCGGCCAAGCACTGGGCCGGCACCACCAAGCTGGCCGGAACCGCGCTGTCGGTGGCCGAGAAGACCCCGTCCATCCTCATCACCGGGCCGAACGAGCTGGCCCGGACGGTGATCGACCCGGACATTCTGCCGCTGTACTCGCCGGAGCTGCCCGGCGGCGGCCGGCAGCGGCCCAAGGGCGGTGGCGACGAACCGACCGCCCCGACGCCCACCGCGGTGGAAATCGTCTTCTTCAGCGCCTGTGTCGGCACCATGTTCGGCCCGGCCGACGGGGGACCGGGCGCCCGCGAGTCGTTCGTCCGGCTGTGCGAACGGGCCGGCGTGTCGATCACCTACCCGGCCGACCTGCCCTCGCTGTGCTGCGGGACGCCGTGGAAGTCCAAGGGCATCTCCGACGGCTACCGGGTGATGCTCCGCAAGGTGTTGCCGCGGCTGTGGGAGGCCTCCCGGCACGGCGAACTGCCGATCGTCTGCGACGCCTCGTCGTGCACCGAGGGTCTGCGGCACATGCTGCAGAGCGAACTCGCCGAGGGGCACTTCCAGGGCCTGAAGATCGTCGACGCGACCGCGTTCGTCGCCGAGCACGTGCTCCCCAAGCTCGACATCAAGCGCCGGAAGTCGGCGATGGCGCTACACCCGACCTGCTCGTCGACCCAGCTGGGTCTCAACGACACCCTGAAGTCGGTCGGCGCATCGGTCGCCGACTCGGTCACCGTGCCCGACAACTGGGGCTGCTGCGCCTACGCCGGCGACCGTGGCATGCTGCACCCGGAGCTGACCGAGTCGGCGACCAAGGGCGAGGCACTGGAGATCCGCCAAGGGAACTTCGACGCCTACGCCTCCTGCAACCGGACCTGCGAGCTGGGCCTGACCCGATCCACCGGCCACGAGTATCAGCACATCCTGGAGCTGGTGGACTGGGCCAGCGCCCCCTGA
- a CDS encoding IS256-like element ISNml4 family transposase — protein MPRLTPQERAERRRVQAELAADLKASGALDGVFARIDAGEPLTGDSGVLGGMLKAALERGLEAELTDHVGYDKGAVDAAEYDNSRNGHYAKTVSSEIGDIELRVPRDRAGTFTPMLVGKGQRRLDGIDGMIISLYAGGMTLRDIAHHLATTVGVDLSHETISKIVDAVADEVLAWQRRPLEPIYPVIYLDAITVKIKDGGHVVNKAANLAVGVDMEGIKHVLGIWVQTHEGAKFWAGVCADLANRGVQDVLIVCCDGLTGFPEAIAATWPAATVQTCVVHLIRASMRFVSYGDRKAVAAAVKPIYTASSEEDALAALEAFRDGPWGSKYPSAVRSFQAAWDRFTPFLAFPPALRRVIYTTNAIESLNYQLRKVTKNRGHFPNDAAAVKLLWLAICNIEDKRARDREKERGLPAADRRASGRLIQGAVTTNWKAALAQLALVYPDRIEPHL, from the coding sequence ATGCCGAGATTGACCCCGCAGGAGCGGGCCGAGCGTCGTCGGGTGCAGGCTGAGTTGGCTGCGGATCTGAAGGCCTCGGGTGCGCTGGACGGGGTGTTCGCCCGCATCGATGCCGGGGAGCCGCTGACCGGCGACAGCGGGGTGCTGGGCGGGATGCTCAAGGCTGCGTTGGAACGCGGTCTGGAAGCGGAGCTGACCGACCACGTCGGCTACGACAAGGGCGCCGTGGACGCGGCCGAGTACGACAATTCCCGCAACGGTCACTACGCCAAGACGGTGTCCAGCGAGATCGGTGACATCGAATTGCGGGTCCCTCGGGACCGGGCCGGGACGTTCACCCCGATGCTGGTCGGCAAGGGGCAGCGCCGGCTGGACGGCATCGACGGGATGATCATCTCGCTGTACGCGGGCGGGATGACGTTGCGGGACATCGCCCACCACCTGGCGACCACGGTCGGGGTGGACCTGTCCCACGAGACGATCAGCAAGATCGTGGACGCGGTCGCCGACGAGGTCCTGGCCTGGCAGCGCCGTCCGTTGGAGCCGATCTACCCGGTGATCTATCTGGACGCCATCACCGTCAAGATCAAAGACGGCGGACACGTGGTGAACAAGGCCGCGAACCTGGCCGTCGGGGTCGACATGGAAGGTATCAAGCACGTTCTCGGGATCTGGGTGCAAACCCATGAGGGCGCCAAGTTCTGGGCCGGGGTGTGCGCCGACCTGGCCAACCGCGGCGTGCAAGACGTGCTGATCGTGTGCTGTGACGGGCTCACAGGGTTCCCCGAGGCCATCGCGGCGACCTGGCCGGCCGCGACCGTGCAAACCTGCGTGGTCCACCTGATCCGCGCGTCGATGCGGTTCGTGTCCTACGGCGACCGCAAAGCCGTCGCTGCCGCGGTCAAACCGATCTACACCGCCAGCTCCGAAGAGGACGCCCTCGCCGCCTTGGAGGCGTTCCGGGACGGGCCCTGGGGGTCGAAGTACCCGTCGGCGGTCCGCTCGTTCCAGGCGGCGTGGGACCGGTTCACCCCGTTCCTGGCGTTCCCGCCGGCCCTGCGCCGGGTCATCTACACCACCAACGCGATCGAGTCGCTGAACTATCAGTTGCGCAAGGTCACCAAGAACCGCGGCCACTTCCCCAACGACGCAGCCGCGGTCAAGCTGCTGTGGTTGGCGATCTGCAACATCGAGGACAAACGAGCCCGCGACCGGGAGAAAGAGCGCGGACTACCCGCCGCCGACCGACGAGCGTCCGGACGCCTCATCCAAGGCGCCGTCACCACCAACTGGAAAGCAGCGCTGGCCCAACTCGCCCTGGTCTATCCCGACCGAATCGAACCCCACCTGTAA